CACCGATAGTGATTTTATCCTGTTCATCACAAAAATCTTAAAACGGCGAAGCCCTCTTGAACACCTTAAAAATTTAACAATCGTGAAAAATCGTGTTACCTTTGCACGCTATGGCATCCATCAAACCATCCGTACCTAAAGGCACCCGCGACTTCTCCCCGGCCGAAATGGCCAAACGCAACTATATTTTCGACACCATCAAAAGTGTGTTTCGTAAATATGGCTACCAGCAGATAGAAACGCCGTCGATGGAAAAGCTGTCTACCCTCACGGGTAAATACGGTGATGAAGGGGACAAACTGATATTCAAAATTCTTAATAATGGTGATTTTTTAGGCGATGGTGGTATTAGCGAATCGAACATGACAGCTGATAGCAAAAAGCTACTACCCCTGATCGCTGAAAAAGCCCTCCGTTACGACCTCACCGTTCCCTTCGCACGCTACGTGGTGATGCACCAGAATGAAATTACTTTCCCTTTCAAGCGTTTCCAGGTGCAGCCGGTATGGCGCGCCGACAGGCCGCAAAAGGGCCGCTATCGCGAGTTTTACCAGTGCGATGCCGATGTGGTAGGCTCAGAATCATTATTGAATGAAGCTGAATTTGTAATGATCTATGACGAAGCTTTAAGCAAATTAGGGCTTAAAGATTTCACGATAAAAATAAATAATAGAAAAATCCTATCGGGAATAGCAGAACTTATAGATAAAAGCGATAATATCATTGATCTTACCGTAGCTATAGATAAAATCGATAAGATTGGGTCGGATGGGGTGATCAAAGAGCTTTTAGAGCGCGGTTTTTCAGAAGCTGATATTGAAAAAATAAAACCCGTTATATTGCTCGAAGGCTCGAACAATCAAAAGCTTGCAAGTCTCCGCGAAGCATTGAAAGATTCCGCGGCCGGACTAAAGGGCTGCGACGAGGTAGAGACAGTTTTCAACTATATTGCAAACAGCCCGCTGCAAACTGCAAAATTGGAGCTGGATATTACCCTTGCCCGGGGGTTAAATTATTACACAGGGGCCATCTTCGAGGTAAAAACCAACGAGGTGCAAATGGGCAGCATCGGCGGCGGCGGCCGGTACGACGACCTTACCGGAATGTTCGGGCTTAAGGGCCTTACGGGCGTAGGCATATCCTTTGGCGCCGATCGTATTTATGATGTCATGGAAGAACTAAATCTCTTCCCCGAAGCTACCAACCAAAGCACAAAAGTGTTGATTTGCTGTTTTGATGCCGAAGGTGAAAAATACGCCCTGCCCATTCTAAAGCTGCTTCGCGACAGCAATATCAGCTCCGAATTATACCCTGCCGGCACCAAGATCAAAAAACAACTTGACTACGCCAATGCCAAACAAATACCATATACCATCATGATCGGCAGCGACGAAATGCAAAGCGGCCTGCTGACTTTTAAGGATATGGTTAGCGGTACACAGGAGAAATTACTGATTTCGCCTATCGTAAGTAAGCTTACATAAAAATAGCGGTGGGTTTCAAACCCATCGCTATTTTATTAACTATAAATTATGTCATTTCGAGCGCATGCGAGAAATCTTACACGCCCAGTATATGAGCATGCCGTCTAAGATTTCTCCTCGTCCCTCGTCGAAATGACATAGCGGCAAGTTTTTAACTGCCCGCCTTCTCCTTCGGCGACAAGTCGAACGGCACTACAACCTTAAAGCTGATATTGCGCCCCATATTAAAGATACCGGGCTGCACACCCGACGGAACATTTGCGTTATCAAAATATTTTAGCCTGCTCATATTCGACTGGTAATTAACGTTACCCAGGTTGGTACCTTCGATAAATATCTTCATGATAGGGTCGCCTTTGGCATTCACGATATTGCCACCTACACCGGCGCTGATAAGGTTATACCCTGCTGTGTAAGTTTCGGTGCCGTATGCCGCAAAAAATTTATCCTGTGCATTAAAGTGGTCGAGCCCGAAAAATGCGTAAACATTTCTCAAATTCGAGAAGCCTTTAATAAACGTTCCGCGCAATTCCGAATGCGTATGCAGAGGCGGAATAAAGGGCAGGTATTTCAAACTGTCGGCAACCGGGCCACCGTTGCCCAAATTAGTGCCATAGGTAAGGCTTAATGAATTTTCAAAATGCAGCCACGGCACGGGGTGCAGGTCGACATTCACTTCGCCACCGTTTATACGCGCCTTACTTTGCGTATAGGTAAATACCGTGTACAAGGGAAAATTTGGGTTTCTCACCGGCGAACCATCCGGGTTCAGCTCCTGCTGCTGGTAAATATAGTTGTCGATGTGATTATTAAAAAATTCGACGCTTGCCGAAACGTTGGGCAGGTTAAGGAACGCCCCAATATCTGTCTGCAAGTTAAACTCAGGCTTAAAACTGGCATCGCCGACGTGGTATATCTGCGAGCCTGGGTCGGGACCATTGGCCGAAAGTTCAGCAATACTCGGCGCCCTAAAACCGCGCGCTATATTTGCCTTGATAAGGAAGGCATTGGAAAAATTATAAGTCGCCCCAAAGCTGCCTGTCGCACCTGAAAATGTTTTGCTGAAACCTGCAAATTGCTGGGTAACATTTGGAGCCGTCGCCGGATCGGGGCCGGTGTACAGGCTGGGATAGAATGCAACAGATGTATCAATATAGGCCGATTTACTGGTTATCGAGCGACTATCGAAACGAGCACCGCCTTCCAGGTCAAGTTTACCGAAGGTTTTTTTCATGATGAAAAACGGCCCTATATCAAACTGGTGATAAGCGGGTATCGGGAAATCTGTAGCATCGCCGATGGTGTTGTTCTGGTACTGGCCGTTTATCCCGAAAGTGGTTTCAAAATCGTTGCCGAGATTGAAATTATATTTTACGTCGTAGGTATAATCGCTCAGGTGCAGATTCAGTCCGGCAATATCGGGATTAGTTGGGTGGGTATATTCGCGCCTGTGGCTGTATTCGTATCCCAAATTTACGATCAGGTTGCCGCTACCCAAAGTGATGTTACTGTTACTATAAATACGGTACAACTGCACATGCTGGTGAAGCGGTGTAATTGCATATGAATTTAAAACCGACCCTGGCACTATCGGCCTGAAATCATCTTCATCGGTTATCTGTCTCGTAAATTTTCGCGTTGCCGAATCGCGGCTGCCGTCAGGTATCTCCTGCTGATCGTCAAATAATGAAGCATTCAGATATGAATATCCCCAGTTCTTATTCAGACCAACCATAATGCGCGCATCTTTTTCGCGGTAGCCCGTGCCGTACACCCGGCCATCGTGTTCGTTCTGGTAATCTTTAGCCTCTTTGGCCGACAGGACAGTTCCCCACACAAAACCATTTTGGTTGCCCTGTAGCCTGAACGAGCCGTTGAGCAAGCCGTTATTTGTTCCGTAGTTGCCCGTAAACGATCCTAATATTTTGCCCTGTGCAACCGGTGGGGCTGTCAGCAGGTTAACTACGCCACCAATTGCATCCGATCCGTAACTTAAACTGGCCGGCCCTTTGATCACTTCGATCCGGTCGATAGAATTCTGATCCACCTCGATCCCGTGTTCATCGCCCCATTGCTGCCCTTCCTGCCGGATACCGTCCTCCAGGGTTACCACGCGGTTGTAGCCCAGGCCATGTATAAAAGGCTTGGAAACATTGGGGCCGGTAGTTACAGCGCTCACGCCCGGTATGTTGGCTATCTCATCGATAACGTTGGTTGTTGCCGAATGCTGGTCGATGTAGCTTTTGCTTACTGCCGCCATCGGCACCGGGTCGCGGCGTATTTCTGTGGCTTTGCTTACGCCCGTTATCACCACTTCAGCCGTTTCGATGGACGAGGTTTGCAACTGTACATTCAGCACCGATGTTTTTGAAAGATCGACCCTTTGGTTGAAAGTGCCATACCCAATATAGCTTACCTGCACCAGGTAAACACCCTTTGGTAGTTGAGTTATTGTATATTTTCCGTTTGCGTCGGTAACAGAGCCGGTCCTCAGGTCGGGGATAGATACAGTTGCACCCGGAATGGTGGCGCCGGTAG
Above is a window of Mucilaginibacter ginsenosidivorans DNA encoding:
- a CDS encoding TonB-dependent receptor, with translation MKLKLFYCFLTLLISLSAFAKTVPRDTTGENDGNGTLSGTVTDKTTGATIPGATVSIPDLRTGSVTDANGKYTITQLPKGVYLVQVSYIGYGTFNQRVDLSKTSVLNVQLQTSSIETAEVVITGVSKATEIRRDPVPMAAVSKSYIDQHSATTNVIDEIANIPGVSAVTTGPNVSKPFIHGLGYNRVVTLEDGIRQEGQQWGDEHGIEVDQNSIDRIEVIKGPASLSYGSDAIGGVVNLLTAPPVAQGKILGSFTGNYGTNNGLLNGSFRLQGNQNGFVWGTVLSAKEAKDYQNEHDGRVYGTGYREKDARIMVGLNKNWGYSYLNASLFDDQQEIPDGSRDSATRKFTRQITDEDDFRPIVPGSVLNSYAITPLHQHVQLYRIYSNSNITLGSGNLIVNLGYEYSHRREYTHPTNPDIAGLNLHLSDYTYDVKYNFNLGNDFETTFGINGQYQNNTIGDATDFPIPAYHQFDIGPFFIMKKTFGKLDLEGGARFDSRSITSKSAYIDTSVAFYPSLYTGPDPATAPNVTQQFAGFSKTFSGATGSFGATYNFSNAFLIKANIARGFRAPSIAELSANGPDPGSQIYHVGDASFKPEFNLQTDIGAFLNLPNVSASVEFFNNHIDNYIYQQQELNPDGSPVRNPNFPLYTVFTYTQSKARINGGEVNVDLHPVPWLHFENSLSLTYGTNLGNGGPVADSLKYLPFIPPLHTHSELRGTFIKGFSNLRNVYAFFGLDHFNAQDKFFAAYGTETYTAGYNLISAGVGGNIVNAKGDPIMKIFIEGTNLGNVNYQSNMSRLKYFDNANVPSGVQPGIFNMGRNISFKVVVPFDLSPKEKAGS
- the hisS gene encoding histidine--tRNA ligase, translating into MASIKPSVPKGTRDFSPAEMAKRNYIFDTIKSVFRKYGYQQIETPSMEKLSTLTGKYGDEGDKLIFKILNNGDFLGDGGISESNMTADSKKLLPLIAEKALRYDLTVPFARYVVMHQNEITFPFKRFQVQPVWRADRPQKGRYREFYQCDADVVGSESLLNEAEFVMIYDEALSKLGLKDFTIKINNRKILSGIAELIDKSDNIIDLTVAIDKIDKIGSDGVIKELLERGFSEADIEKIKPVILLEGSNNQKLASLREALKDSAAGLKGCDEVETVFNYIANSPLQTAKLELDITLARGLNYYTGAIFEVKTNEVQMGSIGGGGRYDDLTGMFGLKGLTGVGISFGADRIYDVMEELNLFPEATNQSTKVLICCFDAEGEKYALPILKLLRDSNISSELYPAGTKIKKQLDYANAKQIPYTIMIGSDEMQSGLLTFKDMVSGTQEKLLISPIVSKLT